One window of Pseudomonas sp. FP198 genomic DNA carries:
- a CDS encoding cupin domain-containing protein: protein MNSDIPLQLLGGITAREFLRDYWQKKPLLIRQAIPDFESPIDADELAGLALEEEIESRLVIEHGERPWELRRGPFAEDEFSKLPEREWTLLVQAVDQFVPEVSELLEHFRFLPSWRIDDVMISFAAPGGGVGPHFDNYDVFLLQGHGKRNWKIGQMCNSESPLLPHADLRILADFEATEEWVLEPGDMLYLPPRLAHCGVAVDDCMTYSVGFRAPSAAEVLTHFTDFLSQFLPDEERYTDADARPVADPHQIQHDALDRLKGLLAEHMSDERLLLTWFGQFMTEPRYPELVVGPELEEDDLLAGLEQGAVIIRNPSARLAWSEVDDDLLLFASGQSRYLPGKLRDLLKMICAADALHIENLGPWLADEDGRGLIHELVKQGSLGFADE, encoded by the coding sequence ATGAATTCTGACATTCCACTGCAACTCCTGGGCGGTATCACGGCACGGGAGTTCCTGCGCGACTACTGGCAGAAGAAACCCCTGCTGATCCGCCAGGCCATTCCTGACTTCGAAAGCCCGATCGACGCCGACGAACTGGCCGGCCTTGCGCTTGAGGAAGAGATCGAGTCACGCCTGGTGATCGAACACGGCGAGCGCCCCTGGGAATTGCGTCGCGGTCCGTTCGCCGAAGACGAATTCAGCAAACTGCCGGAGCGCGAGTGGACCCTGCTGGTGCAGGCGGTCGATCAATTCGTGCCGGAAGTCAGCGAGCTGCTGGAGCATTTCCGCTTTTTGCCGAGCTGGCGCATCGACGATGTGATGATCAGCTTCGCTGCCCCAGGTGGCGGCGTCGGCCCGCATTTCGACAACTACGATGTGTTCCTGCTGCAGGGCCACGGCAAGCGCAACTGGAAAATCGGCCAGATGTGCAACTCCGAAAGCCCGCTGCTGCCCCATGCAGACCTGCGCATCCTCGCCGATTTCGAGGCGACCGAGGAATGGGTCCTGGAACCTGGCGACATGCTCTACCTGCCGCCGCGCCTGGCCCACTGCGGCGTCGCCGTGGATGACTGCATGACCTATTCGGTGGGTTTCCGCGCACCGAGCGCCGCCGAGGTGCTGACCCATTTCACCGACTTCCTCAGCCAGTTCCTGCCGGACGAAGAGCGCTACACCGACGCCGATGCGCGGCCTGTCGCCGATCCGCATCAGATCCAGCATGACGCCCTGGACCGCCTCAAGGGCCTGCTGGCCGAGCACATGAGCGACGAGCGCCTGCTGCTGACCTGGTTCGGCCAGTTCATGACCGAGCCGCGCTATCCGGAACTGGTCGTCGGCCCGGAGCTGGAAGAAGACGATCTGCTGGCCGGCCTGGAACAGGGCGCGGTGATCATTCGCAACCCAAGCGCTCGCCTGGCCTGGTCGGAAGTCGATGACGACCTGCTGCTGTTCGCCAGCGGCCAGAGCCGTTATTTGCCGGGCAAATTGCGCGACCTGCTGAAGATGATCTGTGCCGCCGACGCGCTGCACATCGAAAACCTCGGCCCCTGGCTGGCCGACGAGGACGGTCGCGGCCTCATTCATGAGTTGGTCAAGCAAGGTAGCCTGGGGTTCGCCGATGAATAA
- a CDS encoding GNAT family N-acetyltransferase, whose amino-acid sequence MNKIHVRVADWQKDNAEIRRIREAVFIAEQSVPPELEWDSDDQDAVHFLAFEGDFPIGTARLLTEGHIGRVSVLKDWRGLKVGDALMHAAIAEAEKRGLKQQMLSAQVHATPFYERLGFAVVSEEFLEAGIPHVDMVRHSA is encoded by the coding sequence ATGAATAAAATTCACGTTCGTGTCGCAGACTGGCAAAAGGATAACGCCGAGATCCGGCGCATTCGTGAAGCGGTATTCATTGCCGAGCAATCCGTGCCGCCGGAGCTGGAGTGGGATTCGGACGATCAGGATGCCGTGCATTTCCTGGCCTTCGAAGGCGACTTCCCCATCGGCACCGCGCGCTTGTTGACTGAAGGCCATATCGGCCGCGTCTCGGTCCTCAAGGATTGGCGCGGCCTGAAGGTCGGCGATGCGCTGATGCATGCAGCAATCGCCGAGGCCGAGAAGCGCGGGCTCAAGCAGCAGATGCTCAGCGCCCAGGTGCACGCCACGCCGTTCTACGAGCGACTGGGTTTCGCGGTGGTCAGCGAGGAGTTTCTCGAAGCCGGGATTCCTCACGTGGACATGGTCCGTCATTCGGCCTGA